The following are from one region of the Cyanobium gracile PCC 6307 genome:
- a CDS encoding glycosyltransferase, giving the protein MKEHDPLLRLTVVLPTFNECSNVEPIVEELLPLRDSFDLELLFVDDDSSDGTSEKVRMLAHRHGCVRLIRRVGRFGLSSAIKEGILDATGDVVVVMDSDGQHEPASVAHAVSALIESGGDLMVGSRFHPDASIMGLSERRERNSNWANTVARFSLPRYRHLTDYMSGFFALRPERCLPYVRQVDVNGFKFLYELLALSHGHLAVAEVPLSFQPRSAGESKLNLAVIWDLGVSILHTLLLRMVPRRAVSFALVGGTGIGIHLLVFALSQDLLGLSFEQAQVVAVVSAGCSNYLINNVLTFRSQQLSGIALVFGLIRFLLVTSLGMAANVGVSSAFYRQVTPQPLLALLAGIAVDFVWKYAASSRFVWNTP; this is encoded by the coding sequence ATGAAGGAACACGATCCTCTGCTGCGCCTGACGGTTGTGCTGCCCACCTTCAACGAGTGCTCCAATGTGGAGCCCATCGTCGAGGAGCTGCTGCCCCTGAGAGACAGCTTCGACCTGGAACTGCTGTTTGTTGATGATGATTCCAGTGATGGAACATCGGAAAAGGTGCGGATGCTGGCCCACCGCCACGGTTGCGTTCGGCTCATCCGTCGCGTCGGCCGCTTCGGCCTCTCCAGCGCCATCAAGGAGGGGATTCTCGATGCCACCGGCGATGTGGTGGTGGTCATGGACAGTGACGGCCAGCATGAGCCCGCCTCGGTGGCCCATGCCGTCTCCGCCCTGATCGAGAGTGGCGGCGATCTCATGGTCGGCAGCCGCTTCCATCCCGACGCCAGCATCATGGGCCTGAGCGAACGGCGGGAGCGGAACTCCAACTGGGCGAACACGGTGGCCCGGTTCAGCCTGCCCCGCTACCGCCATCTGACCGACTACATGAGTGGTTTCTTCGCCCTCCGCCCCGAGCGTTGCCTCCCCTACGTGCGGCAGGTGGATGTCAATGGCTTCAAGTTTCTCTATGAACTGCTGGCCCTCAGCCACGGCCATCTGGCGGTGGCCGAGGTGCCCCTGAGTTTCCAGCCCCGCAGCGCCGGGGAATCGAAGCTCAACCTGGCGGTGATCTGGGATCTGGGGGTCTCGATCCTGCACACCCTGCTGCTGCGCATGGTGCCGCGGCGGGCCGTCAGCTTTGCCCTGGTGGGCGGCACCGGCATCGGCATCCACCTGCTGGTGTTCGCCCTCAGCCAGGACCTTCTGGGTCTCAGCTTCGAGCAGGCCCAGGTGGTGGCGGTGGTCAGCGCCGGCTGTTCCAACTACCTGATCAACAACGTGCTGACCTTCCGCTCCCAGCAACTGAGCGGCATCGCCCTGGTGTTCGGCCTGATCCGCTTCCTGCTGGTCACCTCCCTGGGGATGGCGGCCAACGTGGGGGTGTCCTCGGCGTTCTATCGGCAGGTCACCCCCCAGCCGCTGCTGGCCCTGCTGGCCGGGATCGCCGTCGACTTCGTCTGGAAGTACGCAGCGTCCTCCCGTTTCGTCTGGAACACGCCCTAG
- the rpoD gene encoding RNA polymerase sigma factor RpoD — MSPVAAKAKAAVPEILATVTANGDVLPIEPTAAAARKTAARARTAAPKAGTVRPAAKAGSRSTAKPAAAKPAADKPAAVVLDDGFDGDDDLAETGGDLRKDAKGAKALASIKVGPKGVYTEDSIRVYLQEIGRIRLLRPDEEIELARKIADLLELEEKAAEFEADKGHFPDTKEWAAIFDMPLIKFRRRLMLGRRAKEKMVLSNLRLVVSIAKKYMNRGLSFQDLIQEGSLGLIRAAEKFDHEKGYKFSTYATWWIRQAITRAIADQSRTIRLPVHLYETISRIKKTTKTLSQEFGRKPTEEEIAESMEMTIEKLRFIAKSAQLPISLETPIGKEEDSRLGDFIEADIENPEQDVAKNLLREDLEGVLATLSPRERDVLRLRYGLDDGRMKTLEEIGQIFDVTRERIRQIEAKALRKLRHPNRNGVLKEYIK; from the coding sequence ATGAGCCCAGTCGCCGCCAAGGCCAAAGCCGCCGTTCCCGAGATCCTGGCCACCGTCACCGCGAACGGCGACGTTCTGCCCATCGAACCGACGGCGGCGGCGGCCAGGAAGACCGCGGCGCGAGCCCGAACGGCCGCCCCCAAGGCTGGGACTGTCAGGCCTGCGGCCAAGGCCGGCTCCCGGTCAACCGCCAAGCCCGCGGCCGCCAAACCCGCCGCTGACAAGCCCGCGGCGGTCGTCCTTGACGACGGCTTCGACGGTGACGACGACCTTGCGGAGACCGGCGGCGACCTCCGCAAGGATGCCAAGGGCGCCAAGGCCTTGGCCAGCATCAAGGTGGGGCCGAAGGGCGTCTATACAGAGGATTCGATCCGCGTCTATCTCCAGGAGATCGGCCGCATTCGCCTGCTGCGGCCCGATGAGGAGATCGAGCTGGCCCGCAAGATCGCCGATCTGCTCGAGCTGGAGGAGAAGGCGGCTGAGTTCGAGGCCGACAAAGGCCATTTCCCCGATACCAAGGAATGGGCGGCGATCTTCGACATGCCGCTGATCAAGTTCCGCCGTCGGCTGATGCTGGGTCGTCGGGCCAAGGAGAAGATGGTCCTGTCGAACCTGCGGCTGGTCGTCTCGATCGCCAAGAAGTACATGAACCGGGGTCTGTCGTTCCAGGATCTGATCCAGGAAGGCAGCCTCGGCCTGATTCGCGCCGCCGAGAAGTTCGACCACGAGAAGGGATACAAGTTCTCCACCTACGCCACCTGGTGGATCCGCCAGGCGATCACCCGTGCGATCGCCGATCAGAGCCGCACCATCCGTCTTCCCGTTCACCTCTACGAGACGATCTCCCGGATCAAGAAGACCACCAAGACTCTCTCCCAGGAGTTCGGTCGCAAGCCCACCGAGGAGGAGATCGCCGAGAGCATGGAGATGACGATCGAGAAGCTCCGCTTCATCGCCAAATCCGCCCAGCTGCCCATCTCCCTCGAAACGCCCATCGGTAAGGAGGAGGATTCCAGGCTCGGCGACTTCATCGAAGCCGACATCGAGAATCCAGAGCAGGATGTCGCCAAGAACCTGCTGCGTGAGGACCTCGAGGGTGTGCTGGCCACCCTCAGCCCCCGTGAGCGGGATGTGCTCCGCCTGCGCTACGGCCTCGATGACGGCCGCATGAAGACCCTCGAAGAGATCGGCCAGATCTTCGACGTGACCCGCGAGCGCATCCGGCAGATCGAAGCCAAGGCCCTGCGCAAGCTGCGCCACCCCAACCGTAATGGTGTCCTGAAGGAGTACATCAAGTAA
- the priA gene encoding replication restart helicase PriA, which translates to MPANSSPSPPGAAPPGWLEVWLEAGREGRAFTYANPSGLAIGVGDLVRVRLQGRPHTGLVVATAAACPSAMEGRSILAVEAVLESAAIDPLWQDLLEGVARQCHSGLFRTLKSALPPGWLGQSRRPPGQGRTLWTVRPNPAAVAASITPRQQALLDHLASHGGARLLRDLVQEAGFGRSLIGTMERRGLLLREAGRGPSRAGGAPGLTGGRAGAGSAPLENARPPSPAQAAAMAAIAEAPPGQNLLLWGVTGSGKTEVYLQAAARELAAGRSVLILAPEIGLIPQLLDRCRRRFGPAVIEYHSGMGDGERVVTWRRCLEAARHREPCLAVGTRSAVFLPLGQLGLIVLDEEHDASYKQESPMPCYHAREVARLRARQTGARLVLGSATPSLETWWRCQPRPGGQPADTRLLPLPERIGRRPLPPVRLVDMRQELEEGHRRLISRPLMARLETLQERGEQAVVLVPRRGYRSFLSCRSCGEVVQCPHCDVPLTVHRGPRAGGREGREWLRCHWCDHRQEMGDRCGHCGSTAFKPFGAGTQRVMEQLATELEGLRLIRFDRDTTRGRDGHRRLLERFAAGEADVLVGTQMLAKGMDLPRVTLAAVLAADGLLHRPDLRATEQCLQLLLQLAGRAGRGERPGEVLVQTYSPEHPVIRHLVDGRYAAFLAEELELRRQGGMVPFGRACLLRLAGPTPSGTATAAAALAERIRPAVEAAGWVVIGPAPAPVARVAGRSRWQLLLHGSSTGADGAADGVPEGQAALPLPPEADLRRALPTGVSLTIDPDPLEL; encoded by the coding sequence TTGCCGGCCAACTCCTCACCGTCCCCACCCGGAGCCGCCCCCCCGGGCTGGCTGGAGGTGTGGCTGGAGGCCGGCCGGGAGGGGCGGGCCTTCACCTACGCGAACCCCTCGGGCCTGGCCATCGGGGTGGGGGATCTGGTGCGGGTCCGTCTGCAGGGGCGGCCCCACACCGGCCTGGTGGTGGCAACGGCGGCCGCCTGTCCGAGCGCGATGGAGGGTCGCTCGATCCTGGCGGTGGAGGCGGTGCTGGAGAGTGCCGCGATCGATCCGCTCTGGCAGGACCTGCTGGAGGGCGTGGCCCGGCAGTGCCACAGCGGCCTGTTCCGCACCCTCAAGAGCGCGCTGCCGCCGGGCTGGCTGGGGCAATCCCGCCGTCCCCCCGGCCAGGGACGGACCCTCTGGACCGTGCGGCCCAACCCGGCCGCAGTCGCGGCGTCCATCACCCCCCGCCAGCAGGCGCTGCTGGACCACCTGGCCAGCCACGGGGGGGCGCGGCTGCTGCGCGATCTGGTGCAGGAGGCCGGCTTCGGCCGCTCCCTGATCGGCACGATGGAGCGCCGGGGCCTGCTCCTGAGGGAGGCCGGCCGCGGCCCGTCGAGGGCTGGCGGCGCCCCGGGCCTGACCGGCGGCAGGGCGGGCGCTGGATCGGCCCCCCTGGAGAACGCCCGGCCACCCAGTCCGGCCCAGGCCGCGGCCATGGCCGCCATCGCCGAGGCGCCGCCGGGCCAGAACCTGCTGCTCTGGGGCGTGACCGGCTCCGGCAAGACCGAGGTCTACCTGCAGGCCGCGGCCCGGGAGCTGGCGGCGGGGCGCAGCGTGCTGATCCTGGCGCCGGAGATCGGTCTCATCCCCCAGCTGCTCGACCGCTGCCGGCGCCGCTTCGGTCCCGCGGTGATCGAATATCACAGCGGCATGGGGGACGGGGAGCGGGTCGTCACCTGGCGGCGCTGCCTCGAGGCCGCCCGGCACCGCGAGCCCTGCCTGGCGGTGGGCACCCGCTCCGCCGTCTTTCTGCCGCTGGGCCAGCTGGGCCTGATCGTGCTGGACGAGGAACACGATGCCTCCTACAAGCAGGAGAGCCCCATGCCCTGCTACCACGCCCGGGAGGTGGCCCGGCTGCGGGCCCGCCAGACGGGGGCCCGGCTGGTGCTCGGCAGTGCCACCCCCTCCCTCGAGACCTGGTGGCGCTGCCAGCCGCGCCCCGGGGGCCAGCCTGCCGACACCCGCCTGCTGCCGCTGCCGGAGCGGATCGGCCGCCGGCCCCTGCCGCCGGTGCGGCTGGTGGACATGCGCCAGGAACTGGAGGAGGGGCACCGCCGCCTGATCAGCCGCCCCCTGATGGCCCGGCTCGAGACCCTGCAGGAGCGGGGCGAGCAGGCCGTCGTGCTGGTGCCCCGGCGCGGCTACCGCTCCTTCCTGAGCTGCCGCAGCTGCGGCGAGGTGGTGCAGTGTCCCCACTGCGACGTGCCCCTCACCGTCCACCGCGGCCCCCGGGCCGGCGGCCGCGAGGGTCGGGAGTGGCTCCGCTGCCACTGGTGCGACCACCGCCAGGAGATGGGCGATCGCTGCGGCCACTGCGGGTCCACCGCCTTCAAGCCCTTCGGCGCCGGCACCCAGCGGGTGATGGAGCAGCTGGCGACGGAACTGGAGGGCCTGCGGCTGATCCGCTTCGACCGGGACACCACCCGGGGACGGGATGGTCATCGCCGCCTGCTGGAGCGCTTCGCGGCCGGCGAGGCGGACGTGCTGGTAGGGACCCAGATGCTGGCCAAGGGCATGGACCTGCCCCGGGTGACCCTGGCGGCAGTCCTGGCGGCCGACGGCCTGCTGCACCGGCCCGATCTGCGCGCCACCGAGCAGTGCCTGCAGCTGCTGCTGCAGCTCGCCGGCCGCGCCGGCCGGGGGGAACGCCCCGGCGAGGTTCTGGTGCAGACCTACAGCCCCGAGCATCCGGTGATCCGCCACCTGGTGGACGGCCGCTACGCCGCCTTCCTGGCCGAGGAACTGGAGCTGCGCCGCCAGGGGGGCATGGTGCCCTTCGGCCGGGCCTGCCTGCTGCGGCTGGCCGGTCCCACCCCCAGCGGCACGGCCACGGCCGCCGCCGCCCTGGCCGAACGGATCCGTCCCGCTGTTGAGGCGGCCGGCTGGGTGGTGATCGGCCCGGCCCCCGCCCCCGTGGCCAGGGTGGCGGGCCGCAGCCGCTGGCAGCTGCTGCTGCACGGCAGCAGCACCGGGGCGGACGGAGCCGCCGATGGGGTACCGGAGGGGCAAGCGGCGCTGCCCCTTCCCCCCGAAGCCGACCTGCGCCGGGCCCTGCCCACGGGTGTGAGCCTGA